The DNA sequence TTTGCTCAGGAGGCCACAAGCACGTCCCACAGGTTAGAAACGTGGAGGGTCTACTGGCGACTGGGGATCATAACATGTTGTCCTCTGAACCTTAGTGGATGTCCTGTCATTTGGGGGTGTACAGTTTTCAGAAGATTGACGGTAAAAGAGTAAGAGAGTATTCAAGACAGGAGTATCGAGAGAAACACAAAGAGAACAGATGGTCACAATTCCTGGACACAGAGATACCTGGACATAGTATATCCAGTTTACATGTAACATAGATGCAACAAAAAAGTCTCTGCTGCTGCCAGAATGGTTTAAcaagtggaagaaaaaaaacaggtcaaAGAAATAGCAGGAACACTGTAATCAGACACAAAAGGTTTTTAATTTGGCAGGAGAaagtaacatgtacagtaacatcGCTGCTGGTGATCAAACGAACCAAGCAGAGTTTCCAGTACCACTGCagcatacaaaaataaaaaagtgaacacaatAAACTGgtaaattgtattgtaaatttACAGTGTTCATTAAGCAAATCAGAAGCAGAATAACAATGATGATACCCTTATGGCACAATTGGCATATGACAAGGAGAATCACCTCGAATGCTAAATTCAAAAAGCAATCAAGAGTATTGATTTAGTATTCAAAATGCTAAATGCTATATGCTTTAGCATGTACAATACGCACCAGGTAAAGATTTATGATGTGAATGTAATAGTAGAAATTCAAGGGTGATTCAAAACAGACATCTCAAACTTATAAACCTGGCAAAGTGATCAGATATCATTTCATGAATTTTAccacatttttccacattttctcATATTTTCCAACACAATCATTCctaaaaaaactgtattttgacGTGGTTTAGATAGGTGCTTTTTGGCTGCTTTGGAGGCACCTCATACCAGGCTTGTAATCACGGGAAAATCATTTTTGGATCAATATCAAAGACTAGTTCTTAAAGTGCACATCAAATTGGTGATGGTTAATCaagcactgtatttttttttcaaataaccaACCTCAGTTGGTTCTCTAGCATGATGTTGTATGTTGTATTTGTGATTACAAAATCAATTTGCATGAATGATCAGTCAAAACACAATCAACTTGGACTTATTAGGCTGGTGGTGACTCAAAATAAATTAAgagcaattaagaaaaaaaatataaggagaaagaaagcactCTACAAGGCAACTATAAAGGAGCAAGATCCAATTATAGAAAAAAGAGTGTCCTGAATTGCAACCACAGGTGAAAAAGACTTTAGAATGGCCAAGAAAGAGGGAGAATTCTCTTAAATAAAGAGGTGATTTTGAAAATGACAGGGAAAtatgtaaaattgtatttaGCACAGGTGTTTTCTTAGGtggaaattaaattaacatgAGCATAGCAGGGGTTGAAGCATTTCCTGACTTAATATTACTTGAACCTCCTGATTATGATGGTTTTGAACCAGTTACACAAGAGAAAACGATGGATGTTAATTATGGATCGTTTCTAGAGTCTGCTTAGCCCCTGCCCAAGATGAATAAAGTCCTGAAACTGAAGTGTGCGGGCAtgcaaaataatgcatttatcCTCATTGATAACTGAATGAAGGACCAAAAACAGAGAGAATATTGCCGGACAACATATgtaaaaggggaactgcagcccCCAAAAGGCTTAAGCTATTTCTCCTTTCAAATTGGATTTTAATAGTTTTTGAAGGTCTCTATGGAGTCAGCCACTACCCCACCTCCCCATAACCACTTCTAACAACTTTTTTGTCCCATTTAAGTCCTATATTTTATCTCCATATGTCTTCCTTAACATTCTGTCTTTCAAAACTTCCCTGCCCCATTACAGAGACACGCAGGGCACCATGATTAGGTACCAGCCTCTTTCTTTATTTACAGCTTTTAACACTTAAACACAGCTGCACgcaaaatctttaaaacaaataaagtaacaggaaaatatttattccatgctgaaagaaaaaggaaaaagacacaacatttcggctgtggagccttcttcaggagttCTTGGTGTTCTtggcacctgaagaaagcttcacagctgaaatgttgtgtctctttctttccctttcagcatgaaataaacctttacctgtacCTTTGCAGACTGTGCATGCTGACACACCTACCTACtccaaaaaaataaagtgaCCATGTGAAATGAAAAGCAAGTGCAAAGCTCTTTCTGAAAGTCATGGAAAGTTGGGACCACCCTTTTTCATTTGAAAGGTGCATCACAAAGTAATGAGAGGAAGCCTGTAAGAACTGAGAGACACAAGAAATGATTGAACCATAGAAACTGGTTTCAATCACATACAATATCTTCACATTATATAACATTCATTTTACATTCATTATATAACATGTCATATAACATTGCCTGCCTATGTTCTACACCAAAACAGAAAAGTTGCTGGTTTAAAGACTCCAAAATCTAGAGTTAGGAACCACCTGATCTAGGCTGTGTCATTCCCTTGGGTGCCTTGGCAAACAGTCACATTCCCACGAGAGACGGGATACTGCTGGAACACATGGGCAAATGCATGTGCtcatccctaaccctaaccctaatcctaactcAGCCCCCCCTTATCCAATTAACAGGTGCTTCACTAATCACGCCGCATTATTTAAACCTTATGCTACTGGGACAGTGCTCTGTCATCGAGCTCCTTTCTGACACACAGCAGCACTCTCTCAATACTGACCTGCATCTCTGAAAGATTCTCTCTGCCTGAAGAATTCCTGATCGGTTCAAAACCTGAGAACATCAGCCTCCTGCTTAGCACCAGATCAGTAGGTTCTCTTCAACAGCCTGTTTCCCTCCTAGTAGCACAGTCTCCCAGGCCAATTATGTCCAGATGACTGCACTCGCCTTCTCTTCAGTCCTGCTCACATCTGCCTGTTCAGTCTTGCTTACAGCTGCTGGCTCCTTTCACCGACTCTGTACTTCTTTGGCTGTCTCCGGCAGTCTCTGAGCTCCACCTTCCGGGAATCTCGGCCAGCCTCCGGAGATCACCGAGCTCCTGCATTTGGATTCCTAGCCTGTTTGTAAGACATGGGAGTCAGCTTCAGATTGACGCATCATGTAGGTCCAACAGGGCTCGATGAAGAGCTCCAGATCCTGGCCAGCCATGAGACAGCCCTGCAGGCACAGGAAGCGTGTGCTTTCAGCAGTGACTTATACTCCCAGCCACGAAGACCTGGAGAGCAACCTGTCAACCCCCTTATTGGCCCCGGAGTAGTGAGGAACTTCCTTGACTTTAAGATTACCAAAAGATCTAGCTGTCTtccaaaatgttattaaaaccaATTTATGGAACTGTTGGACTTTATGAATGGTCCACTTGGAAAATATCCTGATATATTCCCACTGCCTCCTTCTGTGTCTGAGGACCTCTATGCAAACCTCTATGGGACCTCGAAAAATGCAAAACTCGGAAAGTGTCAGTTCCACCAGATAGAGGTGGCGCTCCTAGGATATATCCTCTCCTCCTTCAGCTTGCAGATGGACCCCCGGCATTAAGGGACTGGTCcactcctaccaccctcaaACAGGTCCAGCGCTTTGTGGGCTTCCCCAATTTCTACCACAGGTTTATTCTAAACTTCACCACAGTCGTGGGCCCTATCACAGCTCTCACCAGAAAGAAGCCCAGCAAGAGCAGGTGGACCCCCCAGACATGGGGTGCCTTTGAGGAACTGAAGCACCACTTCACTTTAGCCCTGGTCCTTCACCACCAGGATCCCTCTGTGCCCTTCTTTGGCCCATGTAAGGAAATGGAAGGCACAAACGCCATCACCTGCTGGCTGGTCTTTACCTGGTCATTAGGAAGGTGAATTCTCACAAGAGACTGCACACCATCTGGAGTAGACAGAACACACTCAGGCCAATTATCTCAACCCATCCTTCATACAATTAATGGGTGCCTCACTAATCATTCCTCATTATTTAAACCATTGTTTTCCACTGGGATGGTGCTCTGTCAATGAGGTCCTTTCTGACAAACAGCAACACTCTCTCAGTACTGACCTGCATCTCTGAAAGATTATCTCTGCCTGAATCTGCCTGAAGAATTCCCGATCAGTCCCGAACCTGAGAACATCAGCCTCCTGCTCAGCACCAGAGCCTGTTTCCCTCCTAGTAGCGCAGTCTCCCAGTCCGATCCTGTCCAAACGGCTGTGCTCGCCTTCTCTTTAGTCCTGCTCACAACTGCCAGTTCACTTCACCGTTCTTCTTCGGCAGTCTCCAGTGGTCTCCAAACTCTAGCTCCAAGGCAGTCTCCACCATCCTCTGGAGATCACCAGTCTCCTGCAATTGGATCCCTAGGGTGTCTGTAAAATGCAGCTGTCAACTACAGCATCAACGAAAATTAAGTAGGTAACTCCATTTACAGtcaacataattaaaataatacaacacTGCTAATAATGAAATACCATGGTCCAAATTAACCCAGAACCTTGATTCAATCCTTCATCATTCATTCAAATGATGAATGACAAACCCAGTACTTATATCCTTTTGCTTCCACACCTCTGTATGCTTGACACTGACCTCTAGGCTTCTAATTTCTTACCTATGGGAGAGGCAAGTGTTGATAACCTTAATACTTCAGATCATATGGCATAACTGTCACGGACATCCAAAGGGAttaaccgtggagaggcaggagagcggaaaaagactcatatgcatagcggcgagacgggaaaaaggcccaggctccttagtgcaaagagttcaggagtgccgtatagaaacctgtgccctcaggtagcggacgtggggtgacctggtgctaggcgggtctcaggacatccgaacgtcaatgctgagcgagggcagagtgcaagacccggaaatatatagcccaagggaaagagagggagaagaAGGACGAtaggcaggaaactagggacaggacagagtaggagcccCCTCTGGCTGAAAAGGGCGTGACAATAACATTTACATAACTTACCTTGCACGGtcaacaacataaacatataatataaaaaatctCTAGGCTAGCATTGGAAAAACcaaaatattgtataaaatgtCATTGAACACAATAAGATAATTAACATTTAGGGTTTAATAAGAGCATTAAGGATTTAGATTAATGAAGAGGGTAAGGTTTAAGGGTTCATTTCCAGGGTTAGATTAAGGTTCAGAACTAGAAGATAGGTTGAAGGTGGAAATCCTTGTCTGAGATCCCAGAGTGTGCTGTGACCAGGAGTCATTGATTCTGCAAACTTGCATACATATGGCTGATGAAACTGTACTCTGCTAAACAATAACGTTATTAATTGACTCTGTTGCTTTTCACAAAGGTGTCGCTAACTCTATCAGTCAGGAAAACATGGCAATCTGACTATTCTCGACAAATAGAGCAGAGGCTGAACACTGCTGCTGAGGTCCATGAAGGCAAACGCAATGTGATGAACATAACACTTAAACACAAGAGGAGAGAAGTAGTTCTGGAAAGGGAAAAGAATGACAGGTGGGAAATAATGAAACACTATAATGGCCAGAATGATAAGGACCATGTTGAAGGCCTTCTTCTTCACAGGATGCATCTCATCCCTCCCTGGACCAGACCTTTTCAGAGCCCAGAGGATGGAAAGGTTACAGAACACCATGATGGAAAAAATTGTAAGGATCATAACACTGAACACACGGTGAAAACCCTTCACTGCGCCCGCAGCGTAAGAAATGGCATAGCTAATGATAATGACCATCAGCACCTCCGCACAAATGATTCTGTGCTTCTGACTTCTGAACCTAGTGAAGGTGATGGGGTGCAGCACTGCTAGGTAGCGGTCCAGACAGATACAAGTGAGCAACAGGGGAGAACCATCTTTTATACCGTACGCGACAGACTGGACTTGCCAGACAGTCGCATGATTCAGCAGTAACCTGTTGAGCAGGTCAACAGGAGACATGAGGCAGAAGAAGGTGTCCAGGATGGCAAGGTTCAGGATGAAGATGTCAGAGGTGGAGAAGCTGGCTTTGTTCCTGTGTAGAAGCCACAGCACCATCAGGTTGATCTGCAGTCCCAGGACGATGTTGATAGCCTGTGCGATGATGAAGATCATGGGTCCCACGGGGATGACTTTGCACTCCTCGAAGAAACTCAACGGCTGGACTGTGGCGTTGGGCGTGTTGTAGTTGGGCAGAGAGCTTGAGTTGGTGTAGAGAGCAACTGCCATCGTTGTTGAACACTGAGAGATACAAACAGACATGCTTCGTCTTAAATCACAGCAAGATCACAGCAAGGTGGGAGCTTGAATAAGATCAGTGAATCATGACTAAAAAACTGAGCTGCGCAAGTAGTTCAGGTGTAACTTCaggtgacacccgaagaaggcttcacagacgATGatcttcctttcttctcttttcggcatgcaataaacctatgactCTTTCCAACACATGAGTAGTCAAGGTCATACTCAAGATTTCTAATAGAGTGACCactctacagtatgtcctcttAGAATAAAAGGTGCTGTTATTCAATTAGATGAAAATTGTTCTCTGGCACTTTACATTTTACACTTAAGCTTCTATTAGCTTTTGAGAACCCCATCAGTCAAAATCTCAAAACTTATCACAAGCGTAGGTTGGAAAAATCTTATCAGCGTCGAACTGCCTTGCCTTCCAGCTGGTTTTCACATGATTACTGTGTGATAATTTGTTTCTCTATGTATTATCATACACAATGTGTATAAATTATATCAACAGCAAAGTGGCAGTGCCCAGTGCTGGATTCTCAAATATACTTCAGAATTTGCAATGCAAAATGGCCAGTGCAAGTCTGAggttaagctacagtatatgccttagcatatacagtatcttagtGTAGGCGcatcattcatttttatacagaCGTGCATTTCACGTCAGTACAAGATTTACTTAAGCGctatgaaaaaacattttcccttGACCACCAATGCCCTTTGCATGGAAATGTGCTTGTGCAAGAATTGGCGTCAGATTGCATGCACATGCACAGGCTAAAACAGATAGCAAACGCAATAGCTTTAAATAaactgttttctaaataaataaagcttTTACAATTTCAATGAGACCATGCAAACATACCTGCCTCAGATTAGGTGTTTTGCTGTAAAAGAAAAGAGATACCATGCTCATGTTTCCATTATCAGTCAACCATGGTGAATGGTGAGTCTATAGATTTTGGaggaagtaaataaaaaatcaaagctATTCTTTTCAAATAGCAATACTTTCAGGTTCAGTACTGTTCTCATCTACCATTTTTAAAGGCATTAACAGACAGAGGCTGCAGTCTAGTTGACATTAAATCAAAGAGAGATTTGAAAGTAATGTTATGATTGATAAGGTGTATGGATCTGcattctgttgaagtaatcaattATACCAGTATATGGGCTAAGAGAAGATAAGAGTTCTCTTAAAAACAATCATGAATGTTGGATAGATATTTGGGACTGTGGGAATGAAATCACAATATTGTGtataaaattattatataaGCAGCATTAGTGCCAAGCAATGGCTGTCAAAAAAGTCAAGGAGTCTGACATAAGTCATAAAGCTCAAACTATAGGACATAAATTACAACTATTGCAACTAAAGGTTGCTTGTCCTTCAATGTGCCTTTTAATTCTTTCttcagtttaataaaaaataactcttcaacttaaacattttgtatttcacaAGATGAAATGATTCCAGCATGTATAAATTCCAAAGAAAACATGTACAGATTTGTTGCactgtacatttataaaatCCATTCATTACTTTTGCAATAAATTAGAGTTTCATTTCCTTAGTGTTTTTAGATAGTATTTTTTGGTTCTAAACTATTGTGGTCTTTAATGAAGAAGATGGCAGTAGCTAGGTGCAGCTTCTAAAGCTTCTGACGTCAACACTGCTTCTTAGTCTTAAATGCAATGCATAACAATCACAAATCAAAATAGACTGATCTTACCTGTGCAAATTCAGTGTTTTCATTCAGTGTCTTTGTTCTTCTTGTGTGGTGCTCCTGAGCTTGCTGTGTTGAGTGTCTTGCAGCCTGAAATCTGTAGTATCCTGTAGGAATCTTGTTCAAGACACTGTACTTTGTTCACTTGGAAATGGGTATTGTAGGGGAGCCAAGCCAAACTCTCCAGAGGACATGAAGGAAGGGCATCTTCACCCCATCCAATCAGAAGCTGGTAGAGAGAACTATACCACTTCCAATCACAAATTAGAATCAGtatgaatcttttttttaatataagctcTCCAAGGCATTCAGgtatatggaatattaatcATATATTCATTAAAACATCCAGGGGGAGACTCAGTATGAAACAAATATGGGAAAATGGCATGGTCATAAGTATGAAAAGGGGCATACGTCACACAATGTTCCGtcggaaaatgtgtttttctggcACCCAAGTCTCCCTCCAATCCACTTTTACAAGTGATGCAATAGAGAGGTCATTGGAGAACAAACGAAATTCGCTGTAAACAAAGTGATGCAAGAGACCAGGTGTACAAAACTGAAATTCGGTGTAATACAGTTTAAGGTGTTACGTGCAAgagggaaaatgttttttctaaccCAATTTGCTCAGGAGGCCACAAGCACGTCCTCCTAGGTTAGAAACGTGGAGGGACTACTGGCGACTGGGGATCATAACGTGTTGTCCTCTGAACCTTAGTGGATGTCCTGTCATTTGGGGATGTACAGTTTTCAGAAGATTGACGGTAAAAGAGTAAGAGAGTATTCAAGACAGGAGTAACGAGAGAAACACGGAGAGAACAGATGGTCACAATTCCTGGACACAGAGATACCTGGACATAGTATATCTAGTTTACATGTAACATATACACACCAAAAAAGTATCTGCTGCTGCCAGATTGTTTaacagagaagaagaaaaacaacaggtCAAAGAAATAGCAGGAACACTGTAATCAGACACAAAAGGTTTTTAACTTGGCAAGAGAAAGTAACGTGTGACATCGCTGCTGGTGATCAAACTAACTTAAAGGAGATTTCCAGTACCACCACAGCTACaggaataaaaaagtgaacagacAGTGGGGGGATTAATTAAATGATATGCTCACAGTACTCATCTGAAGTTTAATAGACATGATGATCCCCTTTTGTGACTTGACAATGAGAATCACCTTCAATGCAGTACATTCAAAAAGCGATCAACAACATTCATGCAGTATTTTAGCACACACTGAAAAGATGCATGGTGCAAATATTATAGTAGAAACAAAAGGGTGATTCAAAACAGACAGATCAAACTCATAAACCTGATAAGTGAtcagaaattgttttataatttGTGCAACATATTTTCACACTTCCACGTGTTTACCAACATATTAATTCCTAAAAGTACTTGTGATTATGAATGCTATTTGCATGATGTAAAAGATTAGTGAAAACACAATAAACCCAATCTTGGCACTGTTGCATTTTGACTTATTAATTTGATAGTGACTCTAGACCTTTCCACTGCATGCTTTGCAGATTAAAATGGTGCTTCTGGAGTTTCACTGACAATGAAAATAGATGACAGAAACATGTAATCTGTTGAGATTGCAGTTATTTATCTGTATAACAGTCAGTTGGTTTTGGAAAGATTATGTGTGGTATTAAGTGTGGTATAATTGAAGAAAATACATTCGGAATCAGTAAAAACAGGACTGCAGCCTTCCAAAAATATTTAGTTTGAATCAGAGAACATATtcaggagaaaaataaattaaagtctAGAAAGTATGAATGAAGTAAGAATGGTCTCTGTTGCATTAATAGAACAattagtaaaacaaaataaggagaaagaaagcactCTACAGGGAAACTAAAAAGGAGCAAGATCCAGAGAACAGAGAGTGCTGAATTACAACCACGGGTCAAAAAAACTTTAGAATGGCCAAGAGAGACATAATTCTCTTAAATAATTAGATGATTTTGAAGATGACAGAGAAATATCTGAAATAGTAGTTAATACAGCTGTTTTCTGAAGAGGAAATTAAATCAGCAAAGCAGGGGCTGAAGCTATTTGTGACTTAATAAAATGTAACCTGCGGTTTTAGATGGTTTTGAACCAGTTATACAAGAGGAAATGATGGATGTTCTTGAATGGTCCTTTCTAGAGCCCCCCCAGCCCATTCTCAAGGTGGATAAATTCCTGAAACTGATGTTTGTGGGCATGAAAATTAATGCATGCATTCTCATTGATAACTGAATGAAGGGTAGAAAACACAAAGAATATTGCCAGGcaacatatgtacagtaaaagggGAACTGTAGCCCTCTTCTTTCAAGTTGgtttactgtttttgttttaatttaatgttttaatgtttttttttaaggtctCCATGGGGTCACTCATTACTCTACCACCCCACAGCCCATTCTTAAGACTTTTTTGTCCCAT is a window from the Lepisosteus oculatus isolate fLepOcu1 chromosome 3, fLepOcu1.hap2, whole genome shotgun sequence genome containing:
- the LOC102689779 gene encoding G-protein coupled receptor 35-like — encoded protein: MAVALYTNSSSLPNYNTPNATVQPLSFFEECKVIPVGPMIFIIAQAINIVLGLQINLMVLWLLHRNKASFSTSDIFILNLAILDTFFCLMSPVDLLNRLLLNHATVWQVQSVAYGIKDGSPLLLTCICLDRYLAVLHPITFTRFRSQKHRIICAEVLMVIIISYAISYAAGAVKGFHRVFSVMILTIFSIMVFCNLSILWALKRSGPGRDEMHPVKKKAFNMVLIILAIIVFHYFPPVILFPFQNYFSPLVFKCYVHHIAFAFMDLSSSVQPLLYLSRIVRLPCFPD